The Emcibacteraceae bacterium genome window below encodes:
- the pstC gene encoding phosphate ABC transporter permease subunit PstC, which yields MSAYLLFIILTLILTCFYYIAKKRSLLLVDGDIKKLHSLPTHYGWAAGVNSFIPGFIILAIWTISKDSLINKLLISQLGSEAASLPAFELNVLLDNIKNYVSNGTGDENLAVYAEYYRTVSEKIAWSFFLASIGASCIAGYYTLYKMSPKVNSRNHLETIIKVLLLAFSVIAIITTIGIVFSLLFESIRFFDQISITEFVFGTKWSPQTAIRADQVGSSGAFGAVPLFMGTMLITVIAMLIAGPIGLLSAIYMAEFANKKIRKIAKPLLEILAGIPTVVYGFIAALVVAPFIRDTGALLGLEIASESALAAGIVMGVMIIPLISSLSDDVISVVPQSLREGSLGLGATQTETILKVILPSALPGVVGALLLATSRAIGETMIVVMAAGMAANLTINPLEAVTTVTVQIVALLTGDQEFASAKTLSAFALGLALFFTTLALNAIALIIVKKYREQYD from the coding sequence ATGAGTGCATATTTATTATTTATAATCCTAACACTTATTTTGACCTGCTTTTACTATATAGCTAAAAAGCGGTCTCTTTTGTTAGTTGATGGCGACATAAAAAAATTGCACTCACTTCCCACACATTACGGATGGGCAGCAGGCGTAAACAGTTTTATTCCCGGTTTTATCATTTTAGCGATTTGGACGATTTCAAAAGACAGCCTGATTAATAAGCTTCTGATATCCCAACTGGGATCAGAAGCGGCATCATTACCGGCATTTGAACTTAATGTATTACTGGATAACATAAAAAATTACGTTTCAAATGGCACAGGCGATGAAAACCTGGCTGTATATGCCGAATATTACAGAACTGTATCAGAAAAAATTGCCTGGAGCTTCTTTTTAGCCTCCATAGGTGCCAGCTGTATTGCCGGCTATTATACACTCTATAAAATGTCGCCTAAAGTAAATTCAAGAAATCATCTTGAAACGATCATCAAAGTATTGCTTCTGGCATTTTCAGTCATCGCCATTATTACAACAATTGGTATTGTCTTTTCATTACTGTTTGAAAGCATCCGGTTTTTTGATCAGATATCCATCACGGAATTTGTTTTTGGCACCAAATGGAGCCCGCAGACAGCGATCCGCGCTGATCAGGTCGGAAGCTCAGGGGCATTTGGGGCCGTTCCATTATTTATGGGCACAATGCTGATCACGGTTATTGCCATGCTTATAGCCGGGCCGATTGGTCTTCTTTCAGCGATTTATATGGCGGAATTTGCCAATAAAAAAATCCGTAAAATTGCGAAACCTCTGCTTGAAATCCTCGCGGGTATTCCCACCGTCGTTTATGGGTTTATCGCCGCTCTGGTTGTGGCTCCCTTTATTCGGGACACAGGTGCCCTGCTTGGACTTGAAATAGCATCCGAAAGCGCTCTGGCCGCCGGAATTGTTATGGGGGTTATGATTATTCCCCTTATTTCTTCATTATCAGATGATGTTATAAGCGTCGTGCCACAAAGCCTGCGTGAAGGATCACTCGGGCTTGGCGCAACACAGACAGAAACGATTTTAAAAGTGATCCTACCCTCCGCACTTCCTGGGGTTGTAGGTGCACTTCTTTTGGCAACATCCCGGGCAATCGGGGAAACAATGATCGTTGTGATGGCTGCCGGAATGGCTGCCAATCTGACCATAAACCCGCTTGAAGCCGTAACCACCGTAACCGTGCAGATAGTCGCCCTGTTGACCGGAGACCAGGAATTTGCCAGTGCTAAAACCCTGTCTGCCTTTGCCCTTGGGCTGGCACTGTTTTTCACCACATTGGCACTTAATGCTATTGCATTAATAATTGTCAAAAAATATAGAGAGCAATATGACTGA